Proteins encoded in a region of the Sulfurospirillum arsenophilum NBRC 109478 genome:
- a CDS encoding DNA-processing protein DprA has translation MIQTIDFHVPELEMMKVYPKPLYYLGNPDMLKRPKISIVGTRHPITYTKMYTQEIARKLSLAGVCIVSGGAQGVDGLAHHSAGVHNTIMVAVTYNNKLEFTRKNFNGFFTAC, from the coding sequence ATGATCCAAACGATAGACTTTCACGTTCCTGAATTGGAGATGATGAAAGTCTATCCCAAACCGCTTTATTACCTCGGCAATCCTGATATGCTCAAACGTCCTAAAATCTCCATTGTAGGCACACGTCATCCGATCACCTACACTAAAATGTATACGCAAGAGATTGCGCGTAAACTTTCCCTTGCAGGCGTGTGCATCGTAAGCGGTGGTGCGCAAGGGGTTGATGGACTTGCACATCATTCTGCTGGAGTGCATAATACGATTATGGTGGCTGTCACTTACAACAACAAACTTGAATTTACAAGAAAAAACTTTAATGGGTTTTTTACAGCATGTTAA
- a CDS encoding divergent polysaccharide deacetylase family protein has translation MVKKIKEKRPKKENPSFNEIRSAQLKKYSLILMLILTLSMIAFGTYLYMTTSYQNYKTLQKDQMTSSDELMRKMKQMLEDEKARQTTLPPPPPPVEANITDVNESNQSSEKPLENNETQPAPTVTVAQQQTLEEESKTHELSEVHDYQRSIRESGKPARPNEVVRKKYPEGTTPKLAIIIDDVSFPWQTRSIKEIPYKVTPSFFPPTKGHPETVRLSHEFEFAMIHLPMESKNYSSPEPDTLNAVDSSEVIEKRIKRIKEWFPELVYYNNHTGGSYTADYNAMDRLVKIMKENGLVFVDSRTVGNSKAPEITKKYDMFLYSRDVFLDNSLDKNLIRTQLREAVVKAKKHGYAIAIGHPHKNTLEVLRDSKDLLDGVDLVYLKDL, from the coding sequence ATGGTAAAAAAGATTAAAGAAAAACGACCTAAAAAAGAAAACCCTTCGTTCAATGAGATAAGATCAGCGCAGCTTAAAAAATACAGCCTGATCTTAATGCTTATTCTAACCCTTTCAATGATCGCTTTTGGAACCTATTTGTATATGACGACCTCGTATCAAAATTACAAAACGCTCCAAAAAGATCAGATGACATCCAGTGATGAGTTGATGCGTAAAATGAAGCAGATGTTAGAGGATGAAAAGGCACGTCAAACGACATTGCCACCACCACCTCCTCCTGTTGAAGCTAACATTACCGATGTGAATGAAAGCAATCAAAGCAGTGAAAAACCTCTTGAAAACAATGAAACACAGCCTGCACCTACGGTTACAGTGGCACAGCAACAGACTCTTGAAGAGGAGAGTAAAACGCATGAGCTTTCTGAAGTCCATGATTATCAGCGCAGTATTAGAGAAAGTGGTAAGCCTGCACGTCCTAATGAAGTTGTTCGCAAAAAATACCCTGAAGGTACAACGCCAAAGCTTGCCATTATCATTGACGACGTCTCTTTTCCTTGGCAAACACGTTCGATTAAAGAGATACCTTATAAAGTAACACCTTCTTTTTTCCCTCCAACCAAAGGGCATCCTGAAACAGTGCGCTTGTCGCATGAGTTTGAGTTTGCAATGATCCATCTTCCAATGGAGTCAAAGAATTATTCGTCTCCTGAACCCGATACTCTCAATGCGGTTGATTCAAGTGAAGTGATTGAGAAGAGAATTAAGCGTATTAAAGAGTGGTTCCCAGAGCTTGTTTATTACAATAATCATACGGGTGGTTCTTATACGGCAGATTATAATGCGATGGATCGTCTTGTCAAAATCATGAAAGAAAATGGTCTTGTTTTTGTTGATAGTCGTACGGTTGGTAACTCAAAAGCACCTGAAATTACGAAAAAATACGATATGTTTCTCTATTCGAGAGACGTTTTTCTCGATAACTCACTCGATAAAAACTTGATCCGTACACAACTGAGAGAAGCCGTTGTCAAAGCTAAAAAACATGGTTATGCCATTGCTATTGGGCATCCGCACAAAAACACGTTAGAGGTTTTAAGAGATTCAAAAGATCTTTTAGACGGTGTGGATTTGGTCTACCTTAAAGACTTATAA
- the minE gene encoding cell division topological specificity factor MinE, whose product MSFFSDLFGTKKNTADVAKNRLKIMLSHERASCKLPYLDDLRNDLIAVIKKYTKVEDVKITSHNNQNLELLEVEVILGK is encoded by the coding sequence ATGAGTTTCTTCAGTGATCTTTTTGGAACGAAAAAAAATACGGCAGACGTGGCAAAAAATCGCCTTAAAATTATGCTTTCCCATGAGAGAGCAAGTTGTAAGTTACCTTATTTAGACGATCTCCGCAATGATCTGATCGCTGTCATTAAGAAATATACGAAAGTGGAAGATGTGAAAATCACCTCTCACAATAATCAAAATCTCGAGTTATTAGAAGTCGAAGTCATTCTTGGAAAGTAA
- the minD gene encoding septum site-determining protein MinD, translating into MGIVITVTSGKGGVGKSTTTANLAVGLANLGKKVVAIDFDIGLRNLDMILGLENRIVYDVVDVMEGRCNLAQALINDKKSKTLYFLPASQTKDKDILNKDKVKALIENLKESFDIVMIDSPAGIESGFEHSIFLADRALIVSTPDVSSVRDADRVIGIIDAKSERAKNGLEVEKHIIINRIKPEMVEAGNMLSVDDVLSILALPLIGIVPDDEDIITSTNTGSPIVNKDKSLSAEAYRNIARRILGEEVEFLDIRVKKGLFSALKGIFK; encoded by the coding sequence ATGGGCATTGTTATTACCGTAACGTCTGGCAAGGGTGGTGTTGGAAAATCAACAACCACAGCAAACCTCGCCGTTGGACTTGCAAATTTAGGCAAAAAAGTTGTTGCGATTGACTTCGACATAGGGCTAAGAAATCTCGACATGATTTTGGGACTTGAAAATCGCATTGTGTACGATGTGGTTGATGTAATGGAAGGTCGTTGTAACCTTGCACAAGCCCTTATCAACGATAAAAAGTCTAAAACGCTCTATTTTTTACCTGCGAGTCAGACCAAAGATAAAGATATTTTGAATAAAGATAAAGTTAAAGCGTTGATTGAAAATCTCAAAGAGAGTTTTGACATCGTTATGATCGATTCTCCTGCGGGTATTGAAAGCGGATTTGAGCACTCTATTTTCCTAGCGGATCGCGCACTTATCGTTTCTACTCCTGATGTGAGCTCTGTTCGTGATGCCGATCGTGTTATTGGTATCATTGATGCGAAAAGTGAGCGAGCTAAAAATGGTTTGGAAGTTGAAAAACACATTATTATTAATCGTATTAAACCAGAAATGGTCGAAGCTGGCAATATGCTCAGCGTTGATGATGTTTTAAGCATTTTAGCACTTCCTCTTATTGGTATTGTGCCAGACGATGAAGATATTATTACATCTACCAATACAGGCTCACCGATTGTTAACAAAGACAAGTCGCTTTCAGCTGAGGCGTATCGCAATATTGCACGACGTATTTTAGGTGAAGAGGTCGAATTTTTAGACATTCGTGTTAAAAAAGGGCTTTTCTCAGCACTTAAAGGAATTTTCAAATGA
- the ilvC gene encoding ketol-acid reductoisomerase → MAITVFYDKDCDLSIIRSKKVAMIGFGSQGHAHAENLRDSGVEVVVGLRKDGSSWAKAEAKGFRVMTVAEATKYADVIMILLPDEMQGDVFAEEIKPNLSAGKAIAFGHGFNIHYGQITTPKGIDCIMVAPKAPGHTVRSEFVNGGGIPDLIAVDQDATGKAKALALSYASAIGGGRTGIIETTFKDETETDLFGEQAVLCGGATALVEAGFQTLVEAGYEPEMAYFECLHELKLIVDLMYQGGIADMRYSISNTAEYGDYVSGKRVINAESKAAMKEILAEIQDGRFAKDFILERKAGYTRMNAERAKTERSLLNQTGEKLRAMMPWITSKKIINKDKN, encoded by the coding sequence ATGGCAATAACCGTCTTTTATGACAAAGATTGTGATTTAAGCATTATTCGCTCTAAAAAAGTAGCGATGATTGGTTTTGGTTCTCAAGGACACGCACATGCAGAAAATCTTCGTGATAGCGGTGTAGAAGTCGTTGTAGGTCTTAGAAAAGATGGTAGTTCATGGGCAAAAGCGGAAGCAAAAGGTTTCCGTGTTATGACAGTAGCAGAAGCCACCAAATATGCAGATGTTATCATGATCTTGTTGCCAGATGAAATGCAAGGCGATGTATTTGCAGAAGAGATTAAACCAAACCTAAGTGCTGGTAAAGCGATCGCTTTTGGACATGGTTTTAACATCCATTATGGTCAAATCACGACTCCAAAAGGTATTGACTGTATCATGGTTGCTCCAAAAGCACCAGGTCATACGGTAAGAAGTGAGTTTGTAAACGGTGGAGGAATTCCAGATCTTATCGCTGTAGACCAAGATGCAACAGGCAAAGCAAAAGCACTAGCGCTTAGTTATGCATCTGCTATTGGTGGTGGTAGAACGGGCATTATCGAGACAACATTTAAAGACGAGACTGAGACAGATCTTTTTGGTGAGCAAGCCGTTCTTTGTGGTGGTGCAACAGCGCTTGTAGAAGCAGGTTTTCAAACATTGGTAGAAGCAGGTTATGAGCCTGAAATGGCATACTTTGAGTGTTTACATGAGCTTAAACTAATCGTTGATTTGATGTACCAAGGTGGCATTGCTGATATGCGTTACTCTATTTCCAATACAGCTGAGTATGGTGACTATGTTAGTGGAAAAAGAGTTATCAATGCTGAGTCAAAAGCAGCAATGAAAGAGATTTTGGCTGAAATTCAAGATGGCCGTTTTGCAAAAGATTTTATTCTTGAGAGAAAAGCGGGATACACTCGTATGAACGCAGAACGTGCAAAAACTGAGAGAAGTCTTCTTAACCAAACAGGTGAGAAACTTCGCGCTATGATGCCTTGGATCACTTCTAAAAAAATCATCAATAAAGATAAAAACTAA
- a CDS encoding HDOD domain-containing protein, whose translation MDENILKKIKALPPLDDTVLKIQRICVDKNSSLADLVKVVESDPMLTANILKSSNSPLYGFSREIKNIAHAVSLFGMATVRGFALSSAIKQNIKIDLAPYHLTNAIFLEISTLQSAFMFKWYSKVNKAMLDVLQPASFMMEVGKIIIAHELIEQQKDGAFKTALSSVKTPHELSTLEKEYVGFTNEDITAMIFEQWNLEAELVESIKFSNEPFEAQEHIRPFSVALHVVKNSINIFGQLDDASINRTLKLLDEYGLSHEPFLQTVEQFKQ comes from the coding sequence ATGGACGAAAATATTTTAAAAAAAATTAAAGCGCTTCCGCCTCTTGATGATACTGTTTTAAAAATACAACGTATTTGTGTTGATAAAAACAGTTCTTTAGCTGATCTTGTTAAGGTGGTTGAGAGTGACCCAATGCTTACTGCCAACATTTTAAAATCTTCTAATTCGCCCCTGTACGGCTTTAGCAGAGAGATTAAAAATATCGCTCATGCTGTATCACTTTTTGGTATGGCTACCGTACGTGGTTTTGCACTTTCTAGCGCCATTAAACAAAATATCAAAATCGATCTTGCACCTTACCATCTCACAAATGCAATCTTTTTGGAAATTAGTACGCTTCAAAGCGCATTCATGTTCAAGTGGTACTCTAAAGTCAACAAAGCGATGCTAGACGTTCTTCAACCTGCTTCATTTATGATGGAAGTCGGTAAGATTATCATCGCACATGAACTTATCGAACAGCAAAAAGATGGCGCATTTAAAACTGCTCTTTCCTCTGTTAAAACACCGCATGAACTTTCAACTTTAGAAAAAGAGTATGTAGGCTTTACAAATGAAGATATTACGGCAATGATCTTCGAACAATGGAATTTAGAAGCAGAACTTGTTGAATCTATTAAATTCTCTAACGAACCATTTGAAGCACAAGAACATATCAGGCCTTTTTCAGTAGCCCTTCATGTGGTCAAAAACAGCATCAATATCTTTGGTCAACTGGATGATGCCTCAATCAATCGCACACTTAAACTTTTGGATGAATACGGCTTAAGCCATGAGCCATTTTTACAAACCGTAGAGCAATTTAAACAGTGA